The Brachyspira hyodysenteriae ATCC 27164 genome includes a window with the following:
- a CDS encoding chemotaxis protein CheX translates to MRLDYIRPFTDASNEILQNYIKDGIKIGDITLKGDFVNASGIIAIVALSNDIVGHFIIDMKLETAKKIVSIMNDREIKDIDKLSLSTLQELVNLIAGLAVTKLETDGYDVDISPPVIMKSKNLEVSISDSEFLHIKLDTSIGDFNILVAVESEKE, encoded by the coding sequence ATGAGATTAGACTATATAAGACCATTTACAGATGCGTCCAATGAAATATTACAAAATTATATTAAAGATGGAATAAAAATTGGAGATATAACTTTAAAAGGTGATTTTGTAAATGCTTCTGGTATTATAGCTATAGTAGCATTATCAAATGATATAGTCGGTCATTTTATAATAGATATGAAATTAGAAACTGCTAAAAAAATAGTTTCTATAATGAATGACAGAGAAATAAAAGATATTGATAAATTATCATTATCTACACTGCAAGAACTTGTTAATTTAATAGCAGGACTTGCTGTAACAAAATTAGAAACAGACGGATATGATGTTGATATATCACCGCCTGTTATTATGAAAAGCAAAAATTTGGAAGTTTCGATAAGCGATTCGGAATTTCTGCATATAAAATTAGATACCTCTATTGGCGATTTTAATATATTAGTTGCCGTAGAATCAGAAAAGGAGTAA
- a CDS encoding response regulator: MSDINTKEADGINEFGKPYKVLIVDDSAFVVKQLQQIFVSEQYNVVGTAENGEEGVLMYKEYKPDLVTMDITMPKMDGITALTKIIEYDKNAKVVMVSALGKEDMVKKALLAGAKNYITKPLDRKKVLERIKMVLTKKQ; this comes from the coding sequence ATGTCTGACATTAATACAAAAGAAGCTGATGGTATAAATGAATTTGGAAAACCATACAAAGTTCTAATCGTAGATGACTCTGCATTTGTTGTTAAACAATTACAGCAAATCTTTGTATCTGAACAATACAACGTAGTCGGCACTGCAGAAAACGGAGAAGAAGGCGTCCTTATGTATAAAGAATACAAGCCAGACTTAGTAACTATGGATATTACAATGCCTAAAATGGATGGTATTACTGCATTGACTAAAATAATAGAATACGATAAAAATGCTAAAGTTGTTATGGTTAGTGCTTTAGGTAAAGAAGATATGGTAAAAAAAGCACTTCTAGCTGGTGCTAAAAACTATATTACTAAACCTTTGGACAGAAAAAAAGTTCTTGAACGTATAAAAATGGTTCTTACAAAAAAACAATAA
- a CDS encoding CheR family methyltransferase, whose amino-acid sequence MNELKLTDKQFDLFKDFVYRESGICFNVINKIILESRIASSMKDRNLDVVEDYYKLVSSDKEELKKFLDNITTNLTKFFRNEPNFKLLKNYVLPKIMTYKKPGEQIRIWSAGCSTGEEPYSIAITCLETPGIKDKDIKIFASDLSLNSLVAAKEGRYEGHKVENVPKEYLNKYFDKLSSGEYSIKNDIKKLITFDYHNLRHRGSQSNMDVIFCRNVLIYFDNESVKLTVNRFYDILNEHGFLFIGHSESLFGLDTKFKFNNIDNSIVYTKN is encoded by the coding sequence TTGAATGAGCTAAAATTAACCGACAAACAATTTGATCTGTTTAAAGATTTTGTATATAGAGAAAGCGGTATATGTTTTAATGTTATCAATAAAATTATTTTAGAATCAAGAATAGCTTCTTCTATGAAAGATAGAAATCTTGATGTAGTGGAAGATTACTATAAACTTGTTTCTTCTGACAAAGAAGAATTAAAAAAATTTTTAGATAACATTACTACAAATCTTACTAAATTTTTTAGGAATGAGCCGAACTTTAAATTGTTAAAAAATTATGTTCTGCCAAAAATAATGACATATAAAAAACCTGGAGAACAAATAAGAATTTGGAGTGCCGGCTGTTCTACAGGTGAAGAGCCCTACTCTATAGCAATAACTTGTTTGGAAACACCTGGTATAAAAGACAAAGATATTAAGATATTTGCTAGTGATTTGTCTCTTAACTCCTTGGTAGCTGCCAAGGAAGGAAGATATGAAGGGCATAAAGTTGAAAATGTGCCAAAAGAATATTTAAATAAATATTTTGATAAATTATCTTCCGGAGAATATTCTATAAAAAATGATATAAAAAAATTAATAACTTTTGATTATCATAATTTAAGACATAGAGGCAGCCAGTCAAATATGGATGTCATTTTTTGCAGGAATGTTCTCATATACTTTGATAATGAGTCTGTTAAACTTACAGTTAATAGATTTTATGATATACTAAATGAACATGGATTTTTATTTATAGGACATAGCGAATCACTATTCGGACTCGATACTAAATTTAAATTTAATAATATAGATAATTCCATAGTATATACTAAAAATTAG
- a CDS encoding bactofilin family protein, translating to MFSKRNDNTESNSIIGEGSFFKGEFTLNGTLRIDGCYEGEKLEVDNVFVGATGKVKSNIKAVSAVIEGIIIGNIEAKNRVMLMPTSRVLGEIRTPELIIQNGVILEGLCIVSQDPLTNPKETILELYNNGNTDNQN from the coding sequence ATGTTTTCAAAAAGAAATGATAATACAGAATCTAATTCTATTATAGGTGAAGGATCTTTCTTCAAAGGTGAATTTACATTAAACGGTACATTGAGAATAGACGGATGTTATGAAGGCGAAAAATTAGAAGTAGATAATGTTTTTGTAGGCGCCACAGGAAAAGTGAAATCAAATATAAAAGCTGTTTCTGCAGTTATAGAAGGTATAATCATCGGAAATATAGAGGCAAAGAACAGAGTGATGCTTATGCCTACAAGCAGAGTACTTGGGGAAATAAGAACTCCTGAATTAATAATACAAAATGGAGTTATATTAGAAGGATTATGTATAGTATCCCAAGATCCGCTTACTAATCCTAAAGAAACAATTTTAGAATTATATAATAATGGTAATACAGATAATCAAAATTAA
- a CDS encoding tetratricopeptide repeat protein, with product MPYLYNVEKKISIHIIVITLIAAITVIGTAYLFTSNYIEKKRLKSIYNYMESEDYNNASFLFNDLYSKRPLNKNILITGIDLYYDILIRSDKKEIIVNASENIIRYANQLLLSFKFIKNKNIIHQRLAYSYQRLGQAYYIDSYNSYIDAINEGDNRTSTAIELSKICYEIGLFKDAVKYLENAIDRELRINTDKFINMELYYELANAYEGDKDYTKAIQILSSMDGKFNNNIILESKTYFKLGNLYYRQGLYKESEFFYKKALEIDEKNPDLYYSIGTLYLETKRRNEAVKMFREAIKIDNSYKPARDTLRRL from the coding sequence ATGCCTTACCTATATAACGTTGAAAAAAAGATTAGCATACATATCATAGTAATAACTTTAATTGCTGCAATAACTGTAATAGGAACTGCATATTTATTCACTTCTAACTATATAGAAAAGAAAAGATTAAAATCCATATATAATTATATGGAATCAGAAGATTATAATAATGCTTCATTCCTATTCAATGATCTTTACAGTAAAAGACCTTTAAATAAAAATATATTAATAACAGGAATAGATTTATACTATGATATTCTTATAAGATCTGATAAAAAAGAAATAATAGTAAATGCAAGTGAAAATATTATAAGATATGCTAATCAGCTATTATTATCTTTTAAATTTATAAAAAATAAAAATATCATACATCAAAGATTGGCTTATAGTTATCAAAGATTGGGGCAAGCATATTATATTGATTCATATAATTCATATATAGATGCAATAAATGAAGGAGATAATAGAACTTCAACAGCTATAGAGTTATCTAAAATTTGCTATGAAATAGGATTATTTAAAGATGCTGTAAAATATTTAGAAAATGCTATTGACAGAGAATTAAGAATAAATACTGATAAATTTATAAATATGGAATTATATTATGAACTTGCAAATGCCTATGAGGGTGATAAAGATTATACAAAAGCTATACAAATATTATCTTCTATGGACGGTAAATTTAATAATAATATCATCTTAGAATCAAAAACTTATTTCAAATTAGGAAATTTATATTACAGACAAGGATTATATAAAGAAAGTGAATTTTTTTACAAAAAGGCATTAGAGATAGATGAAAAAAATCCTGATTTATATTATAGTATAGGAACATTATATTTAGAAACTAAAAGAAGAAATGAAGCTGTAAAAATGTTTAGAGAAGCTATAAAAATAGATAATTCGTATAAGCCCGCTAGGGATACTTTAAGGAGATTGTAA
- a CDS encoding rod shape-determining protein: MFNWLYNMFSSDMGIDLGTANTLVYVKGEGIVLAEPSVVAIEKSTGNVIAVGNEAKQMLGKVPNSIAAIRPMRDGVIADFETVEKMIRYFINKVHNKRTLVKPRIAIGIPTGITEVERRAVRESCEQAGARTIFLIEQARAAAIGADMPINEPHGNMIIEIGGGTTEVAVLSLGSMVRSASIRVGGDELDDAIIKYMQRTHNLYIGEKTAEEIKINIGHAYKGDISKTMDIRGRDSVSGLPKTLTINSAEIKDAIADILIEILEAVKSVLNQTPPEISADIVERGIVMSGGTSLLPGFTDLISMETGVPVILAESPLTCVAIGCGKFIEETKNLKNYRRYS; the protein is encoded by the coding sequence ATGTTTAACTGGTTATACAATATGTTCTCAAGTGATATGGGAATAGACTTAGGTACTGCTAATACTCTTGTATATGTTAAAGGAGAAGGAATTGTTTTGGCTGAACCTTCAGTGGTAGCTATAGAAAAAAGTACAGGAAATGTAATAGCAGTTGGAAATGAAGCTAAGCAAATGTTGGGTAAAGTACCTAACTCTATAGCAGCAATAAGACCTATGAGAGATGGAGTTATTGCTGACTTTGAAACTGTTGAAAAGATGATAAGATACTTTATCAATAAAGTACATAATAAAAGAACTTTGGTAAAGCCTAGAATAGCTATAGGTATACCTACAGGAATTACTGAGGTAGAAAGAAGAGCTGTAAGAGAAAGCTGCGAACAGGCTGGAGCTAGAACTATATTCTTAATAGAACAGGCAAGAGCTGCTGCTATTGGAGCTGATATGCCTATAAATGAACCTCATGGAAACATGATCATAGAGATAGGCGGAGGTACTACTGAAGTTGCTGTTCTTTCACTTGGAAGTATGGTAAGAAGTGCTTCTATAAGGGTTGGAGGAGATGAGCTTGATGATGCTATTATCAAATACATGCAAAGAACTCATAACCTATATATCGGTGAAAAAACTGCTGAAGAAATTAAAATCAATATAGGACATGCTTATAAAGGCGATATATCAAAAACTATGGATATTAGAGGAAGAGATTCCGTATCAGGACTTCCTAAAACTCTTACTATAAATAGTGCAGAAATTAAAGATGCTATAGCTGATATATTAATAGAAATATTAGAAGCTGTAAAATCTGTACTTAATCAAACACCTCCTGAAATTTCTGCAGATATTGTAGAAAGAGGTATAGTTATGAGCGGCGGTACTTCCCTACTTCCTGGTTTTACTGATTTAATTTCTATGGAAACAGGAGTACCTGTAATTCTTGCTGAGAGTCCTCTTACTTGCGTTGCTATAGGATGCGGTAAATTTATAGAGGAAACTAAGAATTTAAAGAATTATAGAAGATACTCATAA
- the mreC gene encoding rod shape-determining protein MreC produces the protein MKHKLLTLYILLNLVAGMLMVLNRSNFVFNLQSIYALGVYPIQSATKSVSRAFVYLYTSITDIFTLQSQVQILRDRIAELSGAALEYEQLSAENERLRGLLNEAPTDEYPLEYAEIVSKDPQNFYTTIVINKGSAHGIVVGMPVISYQNGYKGLVGKVVEVRRYNSRILSLVDQRSQISVMLESSRTTGIMVGQSPKSTQTHLQYIDLQMDVEEGERVVTSGMGGVFPKGILVGTIFKVEKKNYGLFHDLYVEPAVNFSTLENVYVIKKIPDQEIIMLANEEDTEANGDAVK, from the coding sequence ATAAAACATAAATTATTAACTTTATATATACTGCTAAACCTTGTAGCAGGAATGCTGATGGTACTGAATAGAAGTAATTTCGTATTTAATTTACAGTCTATTTATGCACTTGGTGTATACCCTATTCAAAGTGCAACAAAAAGTGTATCAAGAGCTTTTGTATATCTCTATACCAGCATAACAGATATATTTACACTTCAAAGTCAAGTGCAGATATTAAGAGACAGAATAGCTGAATTAAGCGGTGCTGCTTTAGAATATGAACAGTTAAGTGCTGAAAATGAAAGACTTAGAGGATTATTAAATGAAGCTCCTACAGATGAATATCCTTTGGAATATGCTGAAATAGTTTCTAAAGACCCTCAGAACTTCTACACTACAATAGTTATAAATAAAGGCAGTGCTCATGGAATAGTAGTAGGAATGCCTGTTATATCTTATCAAAACGGATATAAAGGTTTAGTAGGAAAAGTTGTTGAGGTTAGAAGATACAACAGTAGAATATTATCTTTAGTTGACCAAAGATCACAAATATCTGTAATGCTTGAAAGCTCAAGAACTACAGGTATAATGGTAGGACAAAGCCCTAAATCCACTCAAACACATTTGCAGTATATAGATTTACAAATGGATGTTGAAGAAGGTGAAAGAGTTGTTACTAGCGGTATGGGCGGAGTATTTCCAAAAGGTATATTAGTAGGTACTATATTTAAAGTTGAAAAGAAAAATTACGGACTTTTCCATGATCTTTATGTTGAGCCTGCTGTCAATTTCTCTACTTTAGAAAATGTTTATGTTATAAAGAAAATTCCAGATCAGGAAATTATTATGCTTGCCAATGAAGAAGATACAGAAGCAAATGGAGATGCAGTAAAATGA
- the mreD gene encoding rod shape-determining protein MreD — translation MKRIITVIITTLILLLIQSSPAYDLIRVALGAKPDLLLIFLTFIAFRYGPFDGIIYGFIIGLLQDIVSSGTFGSYAIIFLNIGFFVGFFNTRIFIKQIAAGIFVTLVGYLIKIIALFLVTSIYSDLSNVAVLIRSELLVGLPLTVILSSPAFILFEKVAPLIYDKQKIHVDDSTKEYTE, via the coding sequence ATGAAAAGAATAATAACTGTAATCATTACTACTCTGATTTTACTTCTTATACAATCATCTCCTGCTTATGATTTGATAAGAGTAGCACTTGGAGCTAAACCTGATTTACTTCTAATTTTTTTAACATTCATAGCATTCCGATATGGACCTTTTGACGGAATAATATACGGATTTATAATAGGACTTTTACAAGATATCGTATCAAGCGGTACATTCGGTTCTTATGCCATAATATTTCTTAATATTGGTTTCTTTGTAGGATTCTTTAACACAAGAATATTCATCAAGCAAATAGCAGCAGGAATATTCGTAACTTTAGTAGGTTATTTAATAAAAATTATTGCATTATTTTTAGTAACTTCTATATATTCAGATCTTTCAAATGTTGCTGTCTTAATAAGATCAGAACTTCTTGTAGGACTTCCTCTCACAGTTATATTATCCTCTCCTGCATTTATCTTATTTGAAAAAGTTGCTCCTCTAATATATGATAAGCAGAAAATACATGTTGATGACAGTACTAAGGAATATACAGAATAA
- the cyaB gene encoding class IV adenylate cyclase: MANSEIEIKAYIRDFDSVLNFLKSNAKFKKKYFKKDIYYAKEGSIKTGNIKTSDCIRLRIEHGGYTFCTKERTLIDGVEVNEEIEVKVSKRKAKFIINFLSKLQKYKEYVKKEKKGYAFIYKNALVEISKIKNLDDFIEIEFLNSDETIENQILQLKSILNEIGIEEKDIETKPYIVLLSK; the protein is encoded by the coding sequence ATGGCAAACTCTGAAATTGAAATAAAAGCATATATAAGAGATTTTGACTCTGTTCTAAATTTTCTAAAAAGCAATGCAAAATTCAAAAAAAAATATTTCAAAAAAGATATTTACTATGCCAAAGAAGGAAGTATTAAAACAGGAAATATAAAAACAAGCGACTGCATAAGACTTAGAATAGAGCATGGAGGATATACTTTCTGCACAAAAGAAAGAACATTGATTGATGGTGTAGAAGTCAATGAAGAAATAGAAGTAAAAGTAAGTAAGAGAAAAGCAAAATTCATTATTAACTTTTTATCAAAACTGCAGAAATATAAAGAATATGTAAAAAAAGAAAAAAAAGGTTATGCTTTTATATATAAAAATGCTTTAGTAGAAATATCAAAAATAAAAAATTTAGATGACTTTATAGAAATAGAATTTTTAAACTCAGATGAAACTATAGAAAATCAAATACTTCAATTAAAATCTATATTAAATGAAATAGGTATTGAAGAAAAAGATATAGAAACCAAACCTTATATTGTTCTACTTTCAAAATAA
- a CDS encoding DUF4390 domain-containing protein codes for MKHIFIILLLIISISEISYSYELRLNFSRSYIYDDKLYVDVKTFYEDQIYQNIKKYIDNGIVVFINYRVDLIKKNLLFDDNIREIYLYRKLYYDFFTKEYVVLNSETMREIRNTDLEILIKNIYQINRIEVINVNKLNKNNKYLFKTRLSIQFQNAYPYLSVFFNIITPIQYRIKWLKSNEFSIKELYYNNM; via the coding sequence ATGAAACATATTTTTATTATACTATTATTAATAATATCTATATCAGAAATATCATACTCTTATGAATTAAGATTAAATTTTTCAAGAAGTTATATATATGATGATAAATTATATGTAGATGTTAAAACTTTTTATGAGGATCAAATTTATCAAAATATAAAAAAATATATAGATAATGGAATCGTAGTATTTATTAATTATAGAGTAGATTTAATAAAAAAGAATTTACTATTTGATGATAATATAAGAGAAATATATTTATACAGAAAATTATATTATGATTTTTTTACTAAGGAATATGTAGTTTTAAACTCAGAAACTATGAGAGAAATAAGAAATACAGACTTAGAAATTTTAATTAAAAATATTTATCAAATAAATAGAATAGAAGTAATAAATGTAAATAAACTAAATAAAAACAATAAGTATCTATTCAAAACTAGATTGTCAATACAATTTCAAAATGCATATCCATATTTATCAGTATTTTTCAATATAATAACCCCTATACAATATAGAATAAAATGGTTAAAATCTAATGAATTCAGTATTAAAGAGTTATATTATAATAACATGTAA